In the Aromatoleum bremense genome, one interval contains:
- a CDS encoding ATP-dependent metallopeptidase FtsH/Yme1/Tma family protein, translating to MKLFSAWPRWVQILFSVALFTSVVAGWIAFDYHSHAPSTAGKTELAREFESGPHMWLDRPLDASVFADKLRQGEIAAVGVDGQRVLATTRSGEQFSTELVAGEEGLLAGLETASREQGFALTRISVDARTVGERIVASTGSVLERLFTLLTVAAMVVLGVYLLRQGAMGGGAKARLAEKPQTSFVDVVGASDAKTSLQQVTAFMRDPQKYLALGAKPPRGVLLEGPPGTGKTLLARALAGECKANFIAVDGSHFSSMFYGQGIAKVRELFATARKNAPCIIFIDEFDGIGKRASGAKVEGGQSEENRIINKLLVEMDGFSTSDNVIVIGATNHVGNVDEALRRPGRFDLVARVNLPTVHDRRELFELCLTRVRADSGRIDAEALARASSGLSHADITNIVNRATVLAAESGSASVTQAHLHRALETHQLGGEVSSLKAAFTETHRERIAVHEAGHALVAHALKAGRVERISIEPRGQALGVTFVSREDEVPLYGERELKARLSMLLAGREAELMSYGNTTSGAADDLKRASELAIEMVSSMGFSSQFGLLSLAGVPDALVGPHIQERALGEARAMLEAAQRACRETLERHCHVLHAVTAALLKDDTVSGALLCEMLPAHDFHADAANDAAALRVAMETVPGPV from the coding sequence ATGAAGCTATTCTCTGCGTGGCCCCGCTGGGTCCAAATCCTTTTTTCCGTCGCCCTTTTTACCTCCGTCGTCGCCGGCTGGATCGCGTTCGACTACCACAGCCACGCGCCGAGCACGGCTGGCAAGACCGAACTCGCACGCGAGTTCGAGTCCGGCCCCCACATGTGGCTGGACCGTCCGCTCGACGCATCGGTTTTCGCGGACAAGCTTCGACAGGGCGAGATCGCCGCGGTCGGGGTCGACGGCCAGCGCGTGCTGGCGACCACCCGCAGCGGTGAGCAATTCAGCACCGAGCTCGTCGCGGGCGAGGAAGGACTGCTGGCCGGCCTCGAAACCGCGAGCCGGGAGCAGGGTTTCGCGCTGACCCGCATCAGCGTGGACGCGCGCACGGTGGGCGAACGCATCGTCGCCAGCACGGGCAGCGTGCTCGAGCGGCTCTTCACGCTGTTGACGGTCGCCGCAATGGTGGTGCTCGGCGTCTATCTGCTGCGGCAAGGTGCAATGGGCGGCGGCGCGAAAGCCAGGCTCGCCGAGAAGCCGCAGACGAGTTTCGTCGACGTGGTCGGCGCGTCGGATGCGAAAACCTCGCTGCAGCAGGTGACTGCCTTCATGCGCGACCCGCAGAAATATCTCGCGCTCGGGGCCAAGCCTCCGCGCGGCGTGCTTCTCGAAGGCCCGCCGGGAACCGGAAAAACCTTGCTGGCACGCGCACTCGCCGGCGAATGCAAGGCCAATTTCATCGCCGTCGATGGCTCGCATTTTTCGAGCATGTTCTACGGCCAGGGCATCGCGAAAGTCCGCGAACTCTTCGCGACCGCCCGCAAGAATGCGCCCTGCATCATTTTCATCGACGAGTTCGACGGCATCGGCAAGCGCGCGAGTGGTGCGAAAGTCGAGGGCGGGCAGTCCGAAGAGAATCGCATCATCAACAAGCTGCTCGTCGAGATGGATGGTTTCTCGACGTCCGACAACGTCATCGTCATCGGCGCGACGAACCACGTCGGCAACGTCGACGAAGCGCTGCGCCGCCCCGGTCGTTTCGACCTCGTCGCGCGCGTCAACCTGCCCACCGTGCACGACCGCCGCGAACTGTTCGAGCTGTGTCTGACCCGCGTCCGCGCCGACTCCGGGCGGATCGACGCGGAGGCGCTCGCCCGCGCGAGCAGTGGCCTGTCGCACGCCGACATCACGAACATCGTCAATCGCGCGACGGTACTGGCGGCGGAGTCGGGCAGCGCTTCGGTGACCCAGGCTCACCTGCACCGTGCGCTCGAGACGCATCAGCTCGGTGGCGAAGTCTCGAGCCTCAAAGCCGCGTTCACCGAAACGCACCGCGAGCGCATTGCGGTGCACGAAGCGGGCCACGCGCTGGTCGCCCATGCGCTGAAAGCGGGCCGCGTCGAGCGCATCAGTATCGAGCCCCGCGGCCAGGCGCTCGGCGTGACCTTCGTCAGCCGCGAGGACGAAGTGCCGCTGTATGGCGAGCGTGAACTGAAGGCGCGGCTGTCGATGCTGCTGGCTGGTCGCGAGGCCGAACTGATGAGCTATGGCAACACGACGTCGGGCGCGGCCGATGACCTCAAGCGGGCCTCGGAACTGGCAATCGAAATGGTCAGCTCGATGGGGTTTTCGAGCCAGTTCGGGCTGCTGAGCCTCGCCGGTGTGCCCGATGCACTGGTCGGACCACACATCCAGGAGCGGGCGCTGGGCGAAGCGCGCGCGATGCTCGAAGCGGCCCAGCGCGCGTGCCGCGAGACGCTCGAACGCCATTGTCACGTGCTGCACGCCGTGACCGCGGCGCTGCTGAAGGACGACACGGTTTCCGGCGCGTTGCTGTGCGAGATGTTGCCGGCGCATGATTTCCACGCCGACGCGGCGAACGACGCGGCGGCACTGCGTGTTGCGATGGAAACGGTTCCCGGGCCGGTGTAA
- the qhpE gene encoding subtilisin-like serine protease QhpE translates to MKLRVGIVDGGFERVSPTALHAAVQFAGGESDGVVRCEAPHGPALPHGKCVAALVLGAAPAACLLDARVATVARPATPRLVAAAIDWCVAEGARVVNLSLGLADDRRVLREACEWAVGQGVLLVAAAPARGSPVYPARYPGVLAVSGDARCAPGEWSRLDPATASGAAWGTCPDAPGGAPGGASMAAARFTGIIANHLMQHPDTGLRGLVAYLAAFATWQGRENRRIAETDS, encoded by the coding sequence ATGAAACTGCGCGTCGGCATCGTCGATGGTGGTTTCGAGCGCGTGTCGCCCACGGCGCTGCACGCGGCGGTGCAGTTCGCCGGCGGCGAGTCCGATGGCGTCGTGCGTTGCGAAGCGCCGCACGGACCTGCGCTGCCGCATGGCAAATGCGTCGCTGCGCTGGTCCTCGGTGCGGCGCCGGCCGCCTGCCTGCTCGATGCGCGCGTCGCCACGGTCGCCCGGCCCGCGACGCCGCGCCTCGTCGCCGCCGCGATCGACTGGTGCGTCGCCGAAGGGGCCCGTGTCGTCAACCTGAGCCTCGGTCTCGCCGACGACCGCCGCGTGCTGCGCGAAGCCTGCGAGTGGGCCGTGGGACAGGGCGTGCTGCTCGTCGCCGCAGCGCCGGCGCGCGGCTCGCCGGTATATCCGGCGCGTTATCCCGGCGTGCTCGCGGTGAGCGGCGATGCGCGCTGCGCTCCCGGCGAATGGTCACGGCTCGACCCGGCGACCGCATCCGGCGCCGCGTGGGGAACCTGTCCCGACGCGCCCGGCGGAGCTCCGGGCGGCGCGAGCATGGCCGCGGCGCGCTTTACCGGCATCATCGCGAATCACCTCATGCAGCACCCCGACACGGGCCTTCGCGGGCTCGTTGCCTACCTCGCGGCCTTTGCCACCTGGCAGGGGCGCGAAAACAGAAGAATCGCGGAGACCGATTCATGA
- a CDS encoding ABC transporter ATP-binding protein, translated as MIALRKKGSLPLQALAWAWPTVRGRAGAAAGIVVLSFLASGAALLPPYLTQRLVDDGIVGGRMDVVLQLCGAFLALLVAGVAVEAVSRLAYLKLSAHVLFGLREQIYRHLQTLAPTYYARTRGGEILSRLDGDVAEVQRFAIDAPMGLLNAAFSLVVALALMLSLSPLLTALVFALVPLHVAALLGSRPWLERSAQAVRQQSAAMSSFFVESLRAMKFIQATNAGARQEAELRAHHGDYFAALRRSQVASLGAGGVQRILSGLGVLLVFAVGGSLAAAGELTVGVVVAFIAYTTRAAGPLQTAAGVFMGWQRAKVSLQRIRELAAELPTVTSPAQPVALAQPVRGDLRLVDVRFGYGEARVLDGASLDIPAGRKLALIGASGAGKSTLIDLLQRHYDPGAGHILLDGVRLDRLDLAELRRRVVVVDQDPVLMPGSVRDNLRFVAPDADEAALLRALDLAGLARFAHAGGLDKAVGASASALSRGERLRIALARAILQDPAVLILDETTSGLDLPVAQAIVMAVDRVFAGRTRIVITHNLASVGELDGVVELRDGALVEQPPARPPAPLLRAV; from the coding sequence GCGGGCGCGGCAGCGGGCATCGTCGTGCTGTCCTTCCTCGCGTCGGGCGCCGCGTTGTTGCCACCGTATCTCACGCAGCGCTTGGTCGACGACGGCATCGTCGGCGGGCGCATGGACGTGGTGCTGCAGTTGTGCGGCGCGTTCCTCGCGCTGCTTGTTGCCGGCGTCGCGGTCGAGGCCGTTTCCCGGCTCGCGTATTTGAAGCTGTCCGCGCACGTGCTGTTCGGCCTGCGCGAGCAGATCTACCGCCACCTCCAGACGCTTGCGCCGACGTACTACGCGCGCACCCGCGGCGGCGAGATCCTGTCGCGGCTCGACGGCGATGTCGCCGAGGTGCAGCGTTTTGCGATCGACGCGCCGATGGGTCTCCTCAACGCGGCGTTTTCGCTGGTCGTCGCGCTGGCGCTGATGCTGTCGCTGAGTCCGCTGCTGACGGCGCTGGTGTTCGCGCTGGTGCCGCTGCATGTCGCGGCGCTGCTCGGGTCGCGGCCGTGGCTCGAACGCAGCGCGCAGGCGGTGCGGCAGCAGAGCGCGGCGATGTCGAGTTTTTTCGTCGAATCGCTGCGCGCAATGAAGTTCATCCAGGCGACGAATGCCGGCGCGCGGCAGGAGGCGGAGCTGCGCGCGCATCACGGCGATTATTTCGCGGCGCTGCGCCGCTCGCAGGTCGCCTCGCTCGGCGCCGGGGGCGTGCAGCGCATCCTGTCCGGGCTCGGCGTGCTGCTGGTGTTCGCGGTCGGCGGCAGCCTCGCGGCGGCGGGCGAGCTGACGGTCGGCGTCGTCGTCGCGTTCATCGCCTACACAACCCGTGCGGCCGGTCCGCTGCAGACCGCGGCGGGCGTTTTCATGGGCTGGCAGCGGGCGAAAGTCAGCCTGCAGCGCATCCGCGAACTGGCCGCTGAATTGCCGACGGTCACGTCGCCGGCGCAGCCGGTCGCGCTCGCGCAGCCGGTGCGCGGCGACCTCCGACTCGTCGACGTGCGTTTCGGCTACGGCGAGGCGCGCGTGCTCGACGGCGCGTCGCTCGACATTCCGGCCGGCCGCAAGCTCGCGCTGATCGGCGCGTCCGGGGCCGGCAAATCGACGCTGATCGACCTGCTGCAGCGTCATTACGATCCGGGCGCCGGCCACATCCTGCTCGACGGGGTGCGGCTCGACCGGCTCGATCTCGCCGAACTGCGCCGGCGCGTCGTCGTCGTCGACCAGGACCCGGTGCTGATGCCCGGCAGCGTGCGCGACAACCTGCGCTTCGTCGCGCCGGATGCCGACGAGGCGGCGCTGCTGCGCGCGCTCGACCTCGCCGGTCTCGCGCGCTTCGCCCACGCGGGGGGCCTCGACAAGGCGGTCGGCGCGTCGGCGTCCGCGCTGTCCCGCGGTGAACGCCTGCGCATCGCGCTCGCCCGCGCGATCCTGCAGGACCCGGCGGTGCTGATCCTCGACGAGACGACCTCCGGGCTCGATCTGCCGGTCGCGCAGGCGATCGTCATGGCGGTCGACCGCGTGTTCGCCGGTCGCACCCGCATCGTCATCACGCACAACCTCGCGTCCGTCGGAGAGCTCGACGGTGTCGTCGAGCTGCGTGACGGCGCGCTGGTCGAGCAGCCGCCGGCGCGACCGCCCGCGCCGCTGCTGAGGGCCGTATGA
- a CDS encoding U32 family peptidase: MKITAPISTPAEVEPLVRAGARELYCGVVPPEWIRRFNTSGVNRRVFGNLNGYADLERVIDNAHTLDAEVFLVLNAQQYGEQHLDALTEIAAHFRSIGGNAAIVADISLIASLAANVPELAIHVSSVATCRNVESARFFAQLGARRIILPRDVTVAEIAAIATELPELDIEAFVLNDGCVFEEGACHTVHLPMNKGGPICIDNYQFEYRTASGEAPAERALRRLEKNDQDYKRWLWYRFGNGFSVAPNRYPWGPCGLCAMPAMHAAGVHSVKIAGREGASERKVKSVELVHEVLRRIEDGEPETKVRECAVGLRAAPSHCASGYMCYYPEKRSRPEIAVHAQPA, from the coding sequence ATGAAAATCACTGCACCGATCAGCACGCCTGCCGAAGTCGAACCGCTGGTGCGGGCTGGCGCGCGCGAACTGTATTGCGGCGTCGTGCCTCCGGAGTGGATCCGGCGTTTCAACACTTCGGGCGTCAATCGCCGCGTGTTCGGCAACCTCAATGGCTATGCCGACCTCGAGCGCGTCATCGACAACGCGCACACGCTCGATGCCGAAGTGTTCCTCGTCCTCAACGCGCAGCAATACGGCGAGCAGCACCTCGACGCGCTGACCGAAATCGCCGCGCACTTTCGCAGCATCGGCGGTAACGCCGCGATCGTCGCCGACATCTCGCTGATCGCCTCGCTCGCGGCAAACGTGCCGGAGCTCGCGATCCACGTCAGCTCGGTGGCGACCTGCCGCAACGTCGAATCGGCGCGCTTTTTCGCGCAGCTCGGCGCGCGCCGCATCATCCTGCCGCGCGACGTCACCGTCGCCGAGATCGCGGCGATCGCGACCGAACTCCCCGAACTCGACATCGAAGCGTTCGTGCTCAACGACGGCTGCGTGTTCGAGGAGGGCGCGTGCCACACCGTGCATCTGCCGATGAACAAGGGGGGACCGATCTGCATCGACAACTACCAGTTCGAATACCGTACCGCGAGCGGCGAAGCGCCTGCCGAACGGGCGCTGCGGCGGCTGGAAAAGAACGACCAGGACTACAAGCGCTGGCTGTGGTATCGCTTCGGCAACGGTTTTTCGGTCGCGCCGAACCGCTATCCGTGGGGCCCGTGCGGCCTGTGCGCGATGCCGGCGATGCATGCGGCAGGCGTGCATTCGGTGAAGATCGCCGGGCGCGAAGGGGCGAGCGAGCGCAAGGTGAAGAGTGTCGAGCTCGTCCATGAGGTGTTGCGCCGCATCGAGGACGGCGAACCGGAGACGAAAGTCCGCGAATGCGCGGTCGGACTGCGCGCCGCGCCGAGCCACTGCGCGAGCGGTTACATGTGCTATTACCCCGAGAAACGCAGCCGGCCGGAGATCGCCGTTCACGCACAACCCGCCTGA